The Corvus hawaiiensis isolate bCorHaw1 chromosome 1, bCorHaw1.pri.cur, whole genome shotgun sequence genomic sequence CTGTTGGTAGCCCCCTTCCAGTGGTGAGCACAGGAATTTGGATCGGGCAGCTGGCACAGTGAAGAAGTGAAGAGTAGAAGGGGTAACTAAAGATAAGGATAGAGGAATGGTATTTTAAGCCACTGCAGGCACTGTTGTCACTGTTGAAGGTAGTCATATCTTGAGGTTGTAGTTCTGTTAACGATAGCCAGTAGAATTTTCATTCCTGTTAAATATTCTTTCAATTAAGTTTTAGTTTGCTTCAGCTTTTTGAAACTATGATTCTCAGTGACTTGTGGTTTTCTCTGGAAACTATCAAGTGTTGAGTCTTcctgaaaattctttttttccccccatgcaCCTGAGTGCaattttgaatttctgtttTTACTAAGGCTTGCCAGAACCAATAAAACCACAGAAGACTTACCCAGTGTTTACATTCTTAATAAAACTTATGACAAAACATTAAAGCAAGTAGTTTTTTTAAGACACAGTACTAAATCTTAAAGCTGTGGCAAAAGATCCACAAcctcaattttatttatttttaagaattcaGACCGTTCTGGATCAACTGCTGCCTCACCCACAAACCAAGAAGCTTCTTCTACGTCTTTGAACACTAGTGCAGATGGAGTGAGGCATCGTAATCTTCCACAAGCACACAGCAACTCCACACCAAGCCACCAGTTCCCTTATTTAATGCAAGGGTAAGTGAGACTGAGGGAATCCTCGCTCTTTGATGCTCTTTAAAGTGCTTTAAATGTTCAGTTGCAATTACGTTTCTCTCAGTCTGCAAAATGATTTGTCTAGTTCACCTTGAAGCATAAGTCACATTAGAAAAGTTTTCACATGAAAACTAGTGGTTTTAGCCAGGAGTCAGTCAAAGAGGAAGTGCTCTTGGTGCTCCCCTTCAGgctgtttttgtttatttttctttatgctcTGCCCTCAGCCTTCTTGAACAAGTACAGTTTTAATATGTCTAGTGGATGTATTTAGTAATGTAACTGATAGAATTATTGTTTCTGGTTGtcttttctgtcctttgttTTAATAGTCAACACTAAATTCTTATCAGAATATGATGGTTTTTAGTTTTTGATACATAAGAGATGTAATTCCTCATTTCTCCATATGGGATTCAACTGTAGAAATGGTATGCAGGTGTTTTGAGTACATGTAGTGCTTGTGTATCTACAACAGAATGTTTAGGGATTCTCATACATACCAATGAAAGGTAACCAGTTTACATTTCTAGATCAGATGTGTTATTACATAGCTATTaaaattctgtcattttttttgTGCTTAAAGAGCGGTTTTAGGAAGTTTAACCCATGTGACCTTTGAAGTTGCTTAAACatgttgtttttattgttagtagtagtagtagctTCTTCCAAGGGGACAACAGGAGGATGGTGTTCCGAGATGATAGCTGTCGTTTCCTCAGGGAGCactttcaggttttctttctgaCAAGGTGTTCTCCCAGTACTGTACAGATTCTAGAAACCTAATTTGGAGAATGTTGACACAGAAAACCCTAAGGTATGAATGTGCTAGCAGTAACATTGCTTCTGttgctgcagagaaaacagatgGCAAGAGCTGTTGAAAGTTTATTAAGTTTCAGTTTAATTTACATGCTCTCATTAGAGTTAACTTAGACTTTACTACTCTTGCTAGTTTTCATCTTGAATttgttgaaatttttttttattgtctgaAATGTACTGTCTGCTGGGAAGAGATTGCCTTTGGAGTGGGTGGAGCACTTATTGTGACCAAATGCATCTTCACAGAAGTGGTCATACTTGCCTTTCTGACAGAGCTAGGTGAGACCAGGTTGACTGTCAAGACTGCTATTGGTGTAATGTAGATTAATTCCAGAAGCAATTTACTATGTGTTGTGTAAATGAATAATCTGTAAaaagttttaatgtttttctaatTAGCTTTTCACATAGACATATTCTGAGTGAGTTTTTGTCAAGTGTGGTGAACTGAATAGGCTGTGGACTTCAAAAAGGCAACAGAACCACTATTAAGTCTTTGGGCTGAATTAATTTGTGTCAGTTTGGGAGACATTGCTGcttggaaagaaagaataacTTAAAAGTAAGTTAAAAATACTAAGTCTGTGACATGCTATGTCTAGCATGTAATGTGGATTGAGAGGAGTGGATCTGTAGACTGAAAGAAGTGCTGAGAGCCTGACATCTCTGTACATATTTCAGGAGTTTCAGTCTTACTTGGACAATCTTTATCTTGGTTGCCTGGAATAGGGTCCTGCTTGTGGCTAAGGTGCATTAGCAGTGCACCCAAATCACATATTTCAATTTTGTGTAATCCAAAAGGAATCCAGATGGTGATCCAAGAGCATTCTGTGGTGCAAACAGAACTGTAGTTAGAGGAAGTGACTGGAGGTTTCCAAGAATGCATTCCTAATCTGAACAGAAATGCCAAATAAACAAACCCTAAATAATCCTAGGCcttttattttggaaagtaTTTTAATGGAATACTGTCAGAACTTAAAGTAGATCTTTGTGGACTGCTAAGTACTGGCTCTGCTCAACTCCAAATAATCTGTGCCCAGTGCCTGCTGGAGCCTGCTTGcttctttaaaaacactttttaaagctTCAGCAATCTTTTCAGATGCATCCACTTTTGCTTTTGGGCACTGCTGCTTGTATTCCAGTAGTAAGAAATGCCCTCTGTTCTTTTAGTTGTCTCTTAAACATCATTTGGGGCAATGGGATCTagctttaatataatttatatgCAGATCAAGACTTGTTAGGAATATGAAGATTCATAGCTGAAACTGGTATTACTTTGTTGATTTTTCTTATATTTCCATGACCAAACACTTTTTATTCTAGCTGCATGATTAACTGTAAGCACTACTGATGGGGAAAGATCTCCAGGTATTTGAAAATTTGTGTGAGGGTCAGTTTCCTTGGGCATTTTGCAATACTTAATTGATTTGTACAAATTAGCAATGTGAATGTTGGATGATTAAATTACAGTTTTGATGTTTTTTCAGCTCCTGGCTTAAAGCTGCAATGTGAGAGTTGAACGTACTTTGGGAAAACGGCATTTAGTTCAGATTGTTGAAGtattatggggaaaaaaattaactttgttGCATTTGGGCTTTTGCAAATGCTGTTTTCAAAAAATCTAAACTTGAGGTGGGACTGGGCAAGTAGCTTATGTATCTGCCAAGTTAGTCTTCAGCTGTAGGGAGCAAGCACAGCATTGTCTGCTCCCGTGGACTTTGTTGAGGATCAGggcctctgctgtgctgtgcaggtaCAAACAGAACAGACGGGCTCAGCCCTGACAGGGTTTGCATTTCAGATTGGAGAGCACTTGGAAGCAGTAAACAGACAAGAAACATCAAGGCAGTGAAATAATTTGTCAAGTGTGGGTGGCCCATCTAATGAAATGATTTCATATTGTGCACACAGTAATGTTTGAAAGCAAATAACAAATTGACATACTGACAGCATGCAATATATCCTAGCACATAAATACCTTGCTGCATCAGTCACCTTTGCTCACTGTATTGTCTTCAAAGTAGCAAATAGCATAGCAGAGGATACTGCAATATCACCTGAAGTTGATGTGCGTGGCTCATATGAGATGAGCCATAAATGAGATGTTTGTGGGTCAAGGTTAAACAAATGCAGTTATTGTTAATCAGGCAGCTGACAGAGAATGAGCTTTTAAGTCCGAATAAAAAGTCTTGTTTTTTCACTGGTGATGAGCAGTATCTTCGTGATAACCTTATCCTCAAATTCAGTGCTGGTTAGTTCATTTGGATGTCTTCTGTAGTCCAAAAGAAGTAATTTTGAGCTTTTTTTGCCATCCTGAGGAGCACTATGTGTCTTTTCAGAGTATTCTGAAGCTACCTCTACCATGTGAGCTGTTTCCTGGCTTATCCAGCTGTTCTTCTATTGTCTGCTCTGCTTTGTTCTCCAGTCTTGGAATGCCTGTACAGAtcctgtttgcttctttgttctCATGCTGTTGCTGCCATTCTTTTGAAATAGTCTACTTCCtacctctttctcctctttttggAAAAAGATGAGGAGAAAGTATGTGctactttcctttttccttgaaCAACAAGCTGCCTTGCTTTGCTGAGAAGATCCTGTTCCTTTGAGGGGAGTTCTTCTCACTGAAATACATTGATACACTGTTAAGAGTTGTTTCTGAATTTCATAAGTTAACTTAATATCCTGGCAACTGTAATAGCTGTATAATTGACAACATCTGCCTCATTTGGATTTTTGATGAGCAAACAAAACACTGCTGTACTAGTTGTCATTCTAAGCCAGAAGCCAGTTGTAAGCCAGTCTACTTTTGCTTGATTAACGGAGTCAGGTCTTGAAAAACTAAGTCTTGCTTCTCAAAAAGTCACGTCTTCTAGAAAAgctatttggaaaaaaaaaattaaaaacccaccacaatatttgaatgtgaaagaaaagaatatgCCATAACTGAACTTCCGTGGTTTGTCTTGTTTGACTGGCTACTTAATCTACTGTTAAGCTTTAAGGCATCAAGAAAGCAGCTTTTGAAAGAgtttgaaagaaagaagaggctCAAATCTGGTAATATTTCTAAAAGATGTATCTGTGAGGGCAAGCTGTTAGCCTCTTAGGCTAAAATTTTTTTGAGCTCAACGTAGCAGTTACAAAGAAGAACCCTGAAATCTGTATCTGATGAGAAAAGGAAGTGGTGAATTCCTTCAGAACTTGCTCAGGCAAGTTGGGTAGGACTGCTTTTTGGTGACTGAGGTAGAAGTGGGTGATCCTGCCTGTTCAGAACCCCATCTGACACTCTGCCTTCTTGAAATTGAGACTCTGCTCCGTGGTTTGTCTCAGCACAGTACTTAATGGCACTCACGTAGAATATTTGAATCACCTTTACATTTTGAGGTCAAATGTTTTATGAATTTTGGAAGAGTTTTATCTCTCAAAGTGTTAGCCAGTTCAAGGGatagaaaagcacatttttatagCTTGCAACTATAAATCATGATTAATGTTTTTCAACAGTAGCTTCATGGCATTGCTGTTTCAACATGTTAATTatgcataaataaatacatcagcAGGGCTGCTAGTTAAccctttcaatttttaaaacaaaccttGAATAATGCCTGTGACTATCTCAGTTTGTGTTGGTATCAGGAAAgtacttttgctttctttattctCCCCCCACCGCCCCCCAAACTGTTGTCAAAACAGGTTATGGCTAAATGCAAACATAACAGTTTTAGCAGAGGTCATGGAGTTGCATGGCAGGCTATTGTCCAGAATTAGagtgaaatatttattcatgTGTAACATGGAAAAAGGTTTTAATGTCTTCCTTCCATCTTTCTTTCTGGGCATGTCGTGTATATCTGAATGCCTGGTAGACTAATGAAATCTCTTGGTGATATCTTTGCAGGGAGTGCCTTACTTAGGGAACAGGTGTAGTCTGCAGTACAATTACAGCAGTCTCAGCTTTTGCTACCTGCAGTCTGAATAAACTTTTCTTCATGCTTTATACTCTCATGCTGTCCTGAAAGATGTCCTGGTTTACTACAGTTCACTACATCAAAATCTTTTGGGAAAGAGTTGGAAATCTTGCCAAAACATGCTATATGCTCTAGGAGGTAAGAGAGGATAAGAAGTCTAATAGCAGacaaaaccaaacataaaaCTTATGTACAGGAGTTTTATCTCTTGCATGTGAATTGGAGCTAAAAGCCCATAGGGAGTAGAATCGCATATGCTCAAAATATTGAAGGGGGGGGAAGATAATCCTTTACAGTGTTCTTAGTTGCAATCTTCAGAAGCTGTATCTGAAAGATTAGTTTGTTGTCTTATGTTATTTCTTCACGTCTCTGATCACAGTGGTATTTCAGGTATTGCTTCTAAAAGGAAGCTATAGAAGATAGTAAGTTTTCCCTTTAGAGCTCCTGTAGACCTTTAAGGGTGTTCTCTGAACTTAAAAGGAATTTTATGGAAGAATTTCTGCAGTTAGCACAGTTTTGAAAAACTTTCAGCATTGTTTTGTTCCAGAGATGCAGCTAGTAACATACTAAGTACAAAACCAAATATTCTTTCTATAGAAATAACTTTGcttattaatttctttatgaAAATGTAGTGCTTTTTTTGAATGTGTTGGACGATCTCACTATATGTTATTTCAGTGCATTGTTTTAGGGGAACAAACGAGAAGAGAAATACtcctttaatgtttttttaatattagtgCACCTTTTAAATGTCACAATTCAgagctgaatatttttctttaaatcgtTTCCTAGCAATATAGGCAACCAGTTTCCAGGCCAAGGTGTTCCTGTTGGATTTTCTATGTATCCTGCATTCAGTCCCTTACAGATGATATGGTGGCAACAGATGTATGTACGTCAGTACTACATGCAGTAGTAAGTCTACATTATCTTCATACTGAGCTACACTAGTGAAAAGAAtatattaaatgtttttttcaggaTCAAAATATCTGTGTTTATTCTGTCTGGCTCTGTTTTATACTTAGTTGTGTCCAGCAAATTATGAAATCCAGTCTTGGATTAGAATTAAATTAATGTCTTAGTAAGTAAAAATCTAAGGGAAAATGCAGTTTGTTTTGACATACATTAAATCTGAAACTGTAGCAAAGAAGACAGGCTTAGTAATTATGGTGCATGTCTTTTTGACAAACCGAGTTTATGTTTAAATTTTTAGCCAAGCTGCTGTTTCAGCCCAAGTGACTTCCAGCACTGAGCCAGCGAGATCTGCAGTTGCCCAGGCTGTAAATTCAGAACATGCTCGTGCAAATgagcctgcagcagtgccaaaTGTAGCCGTCCAGGAGAACAGGCCTGTAAATCAAAATGTTCAGATGAATGCACAGGGTGGCCCAGTAGTGAATGAAGAGGACTTCAACCGGGACTGGCTGGACTGGATGTACACGTTCTCTAGAGCAGCAATTCTTCTGAGCATTGTATACTTCTATTCTTCTTTCAGTCGGTTTGTCATGGTAATGGGAGCCATGCTGCTGGTTTATTTGTGAGTACAACAGTTGTGTATAGCTGCAGATCTGAGATGTGGAGTGTGGTGCTAATGTTtattccatttaaaattaaaaactatcCATGTGCAAAAATTTACACACTGCCCCTTTGCAGTAGGGTGtgtctgttaaaaaaattaatataaacaaGTAGAGAAACAGATGTGAAGAAAGGTAATtatcaaaatgtttttacagTAAGTTGGATACCACTTATACCTGAAACACAATGTTCTTACATATTGGTGATATTAATAGATCAGTATTGTTGAAATGTAGCATTTTGGGATGAAAATTTAGAAGGCGGGAGTGAGGGCAGGGAGATTCATATAGGTCAAGCATATACTTGCATAAACATAAACTTACTGCTTGGATATGAAATTGCAGAGCTAAGCTCATGTATATTTCCAAAATAACTTACGGGCTGTGTGCAGTAAATTTTGTTAGGCAGAGTTAAGGTAGTGGTACTATAATGGTGGGCACGAGGTCTGGTAGAATTACAGAGATGTAAAAATTTTTTAACTGCACATCGTAAAGACCTAAGCACGTTCTGTATTTAGTTGAGAAATACCAGTACTGTTGTCATCACTTCCTTTCAGATATGAAGATACCTTAGTGATGTAAATAGAAGTGGAAAACAGCAGTAATGCTTGATGTTTTGGACTCATCTCATTCACTGAGAGTTTCCTTACAGTGTAGTCTCAGTCCTAACTAGGACTGTTCTTTCATACCGGTAGGGTAGTTGAAATCAGAATATAGACCCTTGGAAATGTAGGAGAGGCTTATTTAATTTACAGTGGTGATGTGGTTCAAGCATTAGCTGaaatttaaattccttttttccatggaaaatcgAATTTAAACTAAGAAAATTAAGGCTGcctttgaaaatgtatttaactTCAGTATTAAAAATGGGGAGGAAAGCCATAAAAAGTATTCTACTTACTTAATCACCTAATCATGGTACATTATTAGTCTTCTGGAACTGAGGGCTGTGAACAGCAAGACCTTAATGCAGACATTGGAGAGTAGCCATTCAATCTAGAAGGatgaattacagaaaaatagatGTAACTTCCTTCCTCTGAAAGTACTTACAGAATTTGCTGCAGTAGTTAGctgtagaagaaaaaatcttttttgttcctttcaaaAGAGAGGTTTTCAACTGTTCCGCTTTCTTACATAGACACCAAGCTGGATGGTTTCCCTTTAGGCAAGAGGGAGGCCAACAACAGGCAGCCAATAATGCAGAAGTGAACCGTGATGGGCAACATGCAAATAATCCTGATCTTGAAGAGATGGTGAGTAAGGGCAGACATGTCTTTTGAGACTCCGATGTATCATATTGTAAAGTATGCTGTAGTGCCTGGACAGAAAGTCAACTTTTGTGAAATGGAGTTGGTTTAACCAGAAAGCTTTCAGCATTGTCCTGCTGcttaaattctgtatttctccaGTCTGACAATTATTGATTCTCTACTTCAGTCACAGACTTTCTTCATGCTAGTTACTTCAGGAGGTTGTTCTGAGAGAAGTCACTTAATGTAGGAAGATGCTGCTGGTTACCTTATGTCAGAATTCTGAAAAGAAGCAGTTGAATTGCttcaatttctgtttttaaaggagCGACTTATGGATGATGGGATTGATGAAGACAACGGAGAAGATGCAGGTGAAGATGGCAatacagagcagcagcctggattCATGGCTTCTGCTTGGTCCTTTATCACAACCTTCTTCACATCACTGATTCCTGAAGGGCCTCCACAGGTTGGCAACTAAAGTGGAAAAGGAACTGTGTCAGGCAGCCTCAGTAGCCATACATAGAAGTGGAGCAGAGTGTGTTCTAAATACAGTGcaatttctgaaaatttatAATGTTATCTTTTTGATCATGGTGtacaaaaatgtgtatttttttcttttggctttctCATGCATTGAATATTTTAAGCACAAGTGGACTACTACATGCTTTCTTTaagattcttctttttctgaagaataAAATGTAAAGATATTGGTCTtccatgttttgttttaatttcaaatgtgTGTTACACTGAGGCAAAGAGCTTGAACGTAATCTGCACCATTACCTCTTTAAAGAGCTGTTAAAAATACGAATGTTGACAGATCTTTCCAAATGCCCTCCATTTATTTGAATAATGTATCTTGTGTTAGTTTGAGGCAGAGTATGAATTCTCACATGGGATTTGGAACTTATTCCTGAGAGAATGCAGTAAACACAGGGATTACTTGTTAATGGCATGTTGTCTTCATGTCAGGAAATAGTAAGCTTCTTGGTAAAAAAAAACTGAGAGCTCTTTCTTGAGACTGTACTGACATTTATTAAAGTTGGAGGTATTTGACAGCTCTTCAAAGATAAATGGCAGTGATGGGATAAACCTTAAATGTTTGATACATACAGtactttttaaggaaaatatatcTGCGCTGGGGCAAAACATGTACATtaggttttttaataaaaactgtTATGGTAACTCTTTTGGATGTTTATATGCATATTTGAATGCAAATGGCTAAACTGTGCCTCATTAAGGATGAGGATATGATTAATTTGAGAGTGTAATAAAGTTATCATGGTGGCATTACTGACATTGACTGAAGTGATGTGTTTGTAGCAGTGTCTGTACAGTTACGAGTGTGATCTCACAACAGACTTATCTGTATTCTTTAACTTAATTAACCTaattaaaactgagaaaaagaaagtgctGTATCATGGAGTAGCGCAGTGCTGTGTCAGGTTTTTGGTTGCTTTCTTTAGATTTTAATCCTAGTCAAgaagttacatttggttttgttcttaatTCTGAGGTCATTGCGTGCTCTTTAACTTAAAAATGTGTGCAAAGATTCTCTTGCTCTGCTACCAAAGGAAAGCCTATTTGACTTTAATTTCCAAGTACAGGGCAAAGCTCTTGAATAGTCTGAGTGATAGGTagggatttattttttgcttgGTTATGTTAAACTGCTGTGCAGCAAAGTTTTAAACCCAAAGAGAACCTTTTAAGTTTTAAGCTCTGAAACATCTGTAAAGATTTCTAGGCCTCACTGAGAGATGACTcaattggaaaaaataaatttgaacaTTTTTGAGGTGTCTTAAGTTAAACAGAATCTTTTTTGagttacaaaatatttctaatcTACAAGTTTGTCAGAGGAAAAATAGAAATCTAAGTCTTAAAAACATCAATTATTTGCTGTATAGGCAGCGGTGATGATTAAGTCATGTTTAATTACGgtgttttcttcctatttttacTATGGGAAGCTGCTCTCAGTTTAGGTTCTTTACTACATATACATAAAATGTGTAGACCTTGTCCATGAAATGTTACCTTTTTAGTTTGGTGGATGGATATTAGTTGACTAATATTTAAGAGCTGCTACAAAAacttacatttttaaaggagTGTCACAAGTGGCAGTCTCGGATGTCATAGGCCTTATTTCTGGAATACATTGAAGATGTTTCACCTGTTTGACCTGTGTGTTCTACCTCTCACTTCTACcaaagtttttcttttaccatttttccttttgtccttgCATTAGCATACCTGTAAGCTATACAGTTATGACCTGCCAGTATCCAGCTATCAACAGCCATTTGTTGCTTCTTACCTATGTtaaggtttgtttgttttccatgctGTAGGAAGCAGTTAGTGGCAGCTCTCTGCTGTTAGCAGACTGGATTAAGAAATCTGCTCTTAATGCTGTTAGCTCTGGTTTTGTTAAAAAGTGTGGAATTGCCACTACTTGTTTGTATTCAGACAAGGATACACTTGTTGACAGGTTTCACAAGGTTGAAATAGTGAAATGGGAGATCCTGGCGGTTGGATGTTGAGGGAGATGTTCTGAGAGCTTTAACCAGAACACAGAGCTGGAGCAATGCATCACAGAGGCCACACTTCCATGAGATTGTCTTAAGGTGATCAAATCTCCCAGCTTCCACAACTTACCAAgatacaggaaaggaaaagcaaaatatggTTACTGAGGAAAGTGAGTGAGAAATAACAATGAGATAGGAACCATTACCAAAGAATTGGAAGCAGAGGAAAGCTACTGGTGGAAGCAAAAATAAGATAAAGTTGTGATCATGAGTAAATACAAAGCAAGCATTGAAAAGCAGATTGAGGTAAGAAAGGTGCCctttttagaaaaggaaaacttgTTGAAAATTAGTTAGACGAGGTCTTTGTTGTATGTGTTTCTGAGCAATTTGAATATAGAATTGAACAGCATATGAAGTATAACAGGTGATGATGGGAGAGAAATTAAAACCCTAGGAAAATAGTTGCTTTTTCTTAGTGTATCCTTGTAGAAGCTGTTCAATAGCATAAACCACAACACATTTACATAGTACTTGGTTCTAGGCAAAGCTAGATGCAGAACTGTAGTAAATCTGGCACAAAAAGTAACAAAAGTCATGAGATTAAAGCACCATAGGACGTGCCTCAATTGATCTGTACATCACCCACTTTTACAACTTTGAATATAGAAAAAGTGATTAATTCTTTCCTTTACCTTGCAGGAAGACCTGAAATGACAGATGCATTTAGGTTTCCCTAAATGTAGGTTAACAGCGAGTCTGTGCCAGCATGTGCAATACCTTCATGGTGTGTTAGAGATGCATCAGAAACAGACACAAGTGAAGCACATTCCATCCATAATACTTCTTGCTGTGAAGAGACAGAGTAGATCAGCAGTGCTGATGGAGCAGATGTATGAAAAGAGCAACACACAGCTATTCCTTTGCATGATTTCTTACTATTGTGCTTTGAAAAACACTTTGGAACTGATATGTATCCATACATACATGTGCACTGACTTCTCAAGCCCTGCTAACATTGACTTTAGCAATGCCACTGTTGGCTCAACACATCAtgatttaaccccagctggcaactaagtaCCATGCAGCTGCTtgttcccttctccctttctcccctccctcaTGGAATGGAGAggagaatcaggaaaaaaagtaaaattcaggGTGAGGTAAGAACAGTCTAATAGTTGAGATAAATTCAAATATAATGTTAGTACTAGTAATTGTGGTAGAAAGGGTAGAGAGAAAGCCCAAGAAAAATGATGCACAATACAGTTGCTCACCACCAGCTGACGAATGCCTAGCCTGTCCCTGAGCTGCACATGGCACCATTTGGGATAGCTTCCCCCAGTTTATAAACTGGGCATGATACTCTGCTTGGAAtctccctttggccagtttgggtcaacTATCTTAGCCATGCTCCCTCACTGGTTCTTGTGTACCTGCTCCCAGGCAGAGCATGGAAAACAGACCTTGGTTTAGGGTAAGCACTGCTCTGCAACAACcgaaacatcagtgtgttatcagcaTTGTTCTCacactgaatccaaaacacagtaCTTCTTATTTCTggctactaagaagaaaattaattctatgcTAGCTGAAACTAGGACACAAATGTAACATAAAGTCGAACTGCAGAATTCTTGGGTACAAAATAGTGGACAAAGGcatcctttttctcctgttgtGAGCTTGCAATCTCTTCCTCATGCTACTGTTTGGTTTGGAGACATTGAGAGGCAGAACTGGCTTTCCAGTTGCTCCCTGTTGCCCTTGAATTCAGGTGACTCATAGAGAAGTTACCATCTGATACTCCAGGAAGAGTTTGCTTCCGAGACATTACTACCTTACTAttgctgcagcagaaggaagaaaacccaaaccattgtgggAGATGTTTGTAATCTTAACAGCTGATGCAAAATGACTGATGCTTCCATCAGATGGTGTGATAAgtcatttttctgctgcttgtttcCTGAACTTACTGAAAGTTTTCTAGTGTAGTTCATTTTTAGCAGCCTTTGCTGTTGACAGGAAGCAGTCCAGAATTTACCCCAGTGAGTGTGGACTCTGACCTATTTTTGGATGTGTTTAGGTGGGATGTTGCAGACCCAACACCCAGCTGGGTGCACCTTTGTTAGTAAGGTGTAAGTAAGTTTGGTGCCAGCCAGCTGCCAAAGCCTCCAGGGTGTGATGGGAAAGCTTTGATGCTGCTGGCATTCAAGTTAAGGGGATTAATGCCAGTGTGGCTATTCCTGTGGGTGAGGTACTCTTCTGTCAGATTCCAGTGTTTGTTAGTATAGGTGGGATGATGCAAACTGGGAATGATTTACTTCATCACTCACAGCCTTTGTTTGTTTCAAAGCTGCTGCTTGTCCAACTAAGAAGATAATACAAGGTTTCATCATGTTTCCCACCCCCCAAGAAGAGCATTTGGCCATTCTGCATGCTGGTGGCTCTGCAAGAACGCTAGATCTGGAGTAccttttcagctgcagcttcttcCTCTTGGCTGGATTTATTCACTTGCAGCTGTCTGTGCAAGCTCTTGCTTTGGAAGGAAACCAGGTGACTAATGTGAATGCTTAGCAGTTTAGACTTATTTACAGGACAATCAACCCAGTAGCATTGATTGGAGAGGAGAGAAGCACATCCAGGACTTGAAGGAACTGTCCATAAAGAGGCTAGGA encodes the following:
- the HERPUD2 gene encoding homocysteine-responsive endoplasmic reticulum-resident ubiquitin-like domain member 2 protein isoform X3, translated to MDQSVVEHPVTLIIKAPNQKYTDQTISCFLEWTVGKLKSHLSKVYPSKPSTKDQRLVYSGRLLPDHLQLKDVLRKQDEYHMVHLVCTSRTPPSSPKPSTSREGHGASTSSNSSNSDRSGSTAASPTNQEASSTSLNTSADGVRHRNLPQAHSNSTPSHQFPYLMQGNIGNQFPGQGVPVGFSMYPAFSPLQMIWWQQMYVRQYYMQYQAAVSAQVTSSTEPARSAVAQAVNSEHARANEPAAVPNVAVQENRPVNQNVQMNAQGGPVVNEEDFNRDWLDWMYTFSRAAILLSIVYFYSSFSRFVMVMGAMLLVYLHQAGWFPFRQEGGQQQAANNAEVNRDGQHANNPDLEEMERLMDDGIDEDNGEDAGEDGNTEQQPGFMASAWSFITTFFTSLIPEGPPQVGN